Part of the Nitrospira sp. genome is shown below.
TCCGTGACTGTGATTGGGGCCACCGCTCGGTTATCGCGCGTTGGGCAACAACGTTATCTTGACGGTTTTCGTGAAGCCGGACAAGGAACCGAAGGTGTCCTCCACCGCTGAGGCTTCATATCCGCAATGCACCATGCAGTCCGCGCATTTTTCATTTCGGCCGGTGCCATAAGCATCCCAATCGGTTTTTTCCATCAGCTCCCGAAAGCTTGAGGCATACCCCTCCTGCAGCAAATAACAGGGCCGCTGCCAACCGAAGACGTTGTAGGTGGGATTCCCCCAGGGCGTGCATTGGTATTGGCGCCGTCCCATGAGGAACTCCAGGAAGAGCGGGGACTGATTGAACTGCCAGTCGCGCTTTCGATTGCTCAGAATCTTCGAGAACAGCTCGGTCGTCCGGCTCCGCTTCAGGAAATGCTGCTGATCCGGGGCCTTCTGGTAGCTGTAGCCCGGCGAGATCATCATGCCTTCGACGCCCAGTCCCATCATTTCATCAAAGAACTTCCGGACGCGCTCCGGGTTGGCGTCGTCGAACAACGTGGTATTGGTCGTAACGCGATGCCCGCGCTTGAGCGCCGCCTTGATGGCCTTTACCGCCACATCGTAGACACCGTCACGGCACACCGCTAAATCATGCTCGTCGCGTAAACCGTCCATATGTACGCTGAAGGTCAGAAACTTCGACGCCGGATACTCGTCGAGCTTCCGCTCCATCAAGATCGCATTCGTGCAGAGATACACGTACTTCTTACGCTCCACGAGACCGCGCACGATCTCGGGCATTTCCGGATGGATCAGCGGTTCACCGCCGGGAATACTGATGATGGGGGCGTCACATTCATCAGCTGCAGCCCAGCATTGCGCCGGCGTCAACCGCTTATCCAGCACATGATCCGGATATTGAATCTTTCCGCACCCCGCACAGGCGAGATTGCAGCGAAACAAGGGCTCGAGCATCAACACGAGCGGATACCGTTTGACCCCCCGCAGCTTCTGGGTCAACACGTACTTGGTCACTGTATACATCTGGGAGACTGGAACAGCCATCCCGTTCTCCTATTCTGATAAATGTGAATGTGAGTAACGACTGAGACTTCCGGCCTTCTAGCAGAGGAATCGCGCGGATTCTACCACCGCGATTGAAAAATCGTCAATTTAGGTTGTCGAGACAACCTGGCGAATCCGCGTCCGGTAGTCGAGGAAAAACGCCATGAAGACGCCAATAACGAGCGCCAGCACCCCAGCCACCGCCACATTGAGCAAGACGCGCGGGCGAGTCCGTTTATCGGCAGGGATTGCCGAATCCAATACTTGTACCGTCGGGGTATCTCTGGCTTCGGCAATCTTGGCCTGTTCATGCTGCGACGTCAGGAGAGTGAACAACGTTTCTTGAACCTTCACCTGGCGGAACAATCGCCCGAATTGCAGGGCCAAATCCGGCACCGCGACCATAGCCGGATGGAGTCGATCAGTCGACAAGAGGCCCTTCGCATCCTTCCCGGAACCCATCATAGCCAGCTGTTTCTTGAGTTCATCAACATTGGAGCGAATTCTGGCGAGGTCAGGATTATCCGGCGACAGATATCCCCCCATGACTTGCATTTGGACTTCCTGTGCCGTGATCTGCCCTTGAATCATCGCGGCAGCTTCGATCATCACCTTCGCTTGCGCCTCGACCGCAACCGTCTTGTTTTTGGCCTGAAAATCCCGCAGCGCCTCCTCAGCCTTCGCCATACTTTCCACCGTTTCACCCAGGCGCCGCTCGAGAAAGGCTCGATTTTGCCCTGCCTTGCTGACTGTAACTATGCGGTTCAGGCGATCGAGGTTCGCCACATAGAAATTCGCCATGTCCGCCGCAACTTGAGGGTCTTCATCTTCCACCGACACCTTGATGACCTTCTCCTTCGTCACGGTGATCCGCAGATGGTCCTCCAATTCCTTTCTCGTATCGACCATAGTCGACTCACGATATCGATTCATCAGATCGAATTTCTTGATCACTTCGTCGGCCATCAAACGGGATTTCAAAATTGAAACAAACACATCAGTTGGGGTGGTGGGAAGCCCTGGTAGGCCAAGACCAAGGTTTTGCGCCATACCGGCGGCACCCGGTGAAGTCAATAATGCCGCTAACGCACCGCCTTCTTTAGACTCCAGCTGTGGCAAGACAGATGACGTTGATTCGTAGATTTTCGGGAGAAGAAGGCTGATGGCTAACGCGAGACTAGTCCCCACAAGAAAGAACGCGGCTATCATCGTTCGACGCGCAACTAGAACGTCCCAATAGTCAAACAATGTCACGGGATGATCTGCAGGGAGGTTCTCAGCCCGAGGGCGAGGAGGATCCAGGAGGGCGTGGGGACTATCCGAAGGCCAATCCATAGGCAATCCGATCGACTATCGGCCAACCACCGCAATGCCTGCCGCCGTCAGAGCAAGACTGCCGATAATACTGGCCACCGTCTGCCACAACGCGAGCTGAGGGGGGCGCGCCTCGATTTTTTGCGGGACCACAATGGTATCTCCCGGGCGCATTTCCTTTGCCGAGAGATAGGAGGAGTCCGTCGTCCCATTTGCCCGCATGACGTACATCTCACGCTTATTGGCATCTTCGGTGACACCACCGGCCTGGCGTAAATAGTCGTTCAGATCCAAGCCTGGCCGATAGACCACAGACGTTGGGTTCTTGACGGAGCCAATGATCCCGACCGTTTGGGGCGGCGTCGGAATCGAAATTCGGTCTCGCGACTCTAAAATGATATCGTCCTCGGTGCCTTCCAGACGTTCGATCGAATCCAAACTCACAATGACACGACCCAACTCGATGCGTGATGCGGTCGCCTCCAGTTGCTGGAGACGTAAGGCCAGCACCTGCTGCTCCGCCATAGCCCCACTTGCACCTGCCATGACGTTCAACCCAGCCGTGCCGGCAGCGATTCCGGCTGATTGCGCCGTTAATCGCTGGCGTTCCGCGGCGATAAACCGATCCAGCTCGGCCTGCTGCTTCACTTTGACGGACTCCCGCACGAGGACGATACCGCTTGGAAACGCATTAGGCGTGAAGCCGCCTGATCGTTTCAACACCGAGCTCAACCGCTCGCCGATCTCAATGGTGAAGTATCCCGCTCGCCGAACCTCCCCTTCCACCAACACTAGAGCCGGGGCTCGCATTTGACTCGATATCACAACCTGGTCCAGCCGACTCAACGCAACATTGTCTGAATCGCGGCCATCAAAAACCGCTTTGGGACTGAATGGAATCACCTTCGTCAGATACGTGGCCGGATCGGTCCGAACGATCTCGGCGCGATCGGCATACGCGTCGACTGTGAGCTGTTCGGGAGTCAGGATATCTTTCACACGCATTCCGGATCGAAACTCATAGGGCCCAGGACTTTTCACCGCACCGACAAGACTCACTACGTTCACCACTTGAGTAGGCAAAGTCGCGATTCGGATATAATCGCCGTCCAGTAGGATCGGATCTCCGCCCTCCACACCTACACGACTTTTCTCCTGCCCCTGCGAGGCGAAGGCCCGCACAAGATCCACATCGATCATATTCCGTTCCTGCAACGCCGGATCCTGGCGGAACAGGTGACAGCGTTGGCGATCTGACAAGGGCGTGAGCCCCCCGGCCAATGTCAACAATTCCGTCAACCGAGTCCCGGGTTTGAGTTCATAAATCGCCGGCCGCTTAACCGACCCGCTAATGGCAACGACCGGCCCAAGCGGCGGAACCAGCACGACATCGCCAGCTTGAAGCCGGTTGTCCTGCCGCCGGTCTCCTTGAAGCAAGAATTCATATAAGTCCAACTGTCCAATCGTTTTCCCATCCCGCATAATCCTGACCTGTCGGAGAGAACCAGACCGAGACGGTCCGCAGGCCGCATAAATCGCGTTCGATGCGGTGGCCAACGCGCTCAGCTCATAGGCTCCTGGTCGTGCCACTTCGCCGACCACATACACCTTCATGGTCCTGATGCGGGCCATCGACACATGCAATTCAAAACGCTTCAAGAGCATGCTCAGGCGAGCGTGAATGGTACGCTCGGCCTGCGAAAACGTCTGGCCGCCAACCGGAATGGCACCCACCTGCGGAATTATCACCATTCCGTCTCGTTCGACCGGTGCAATGTAGCTACGATTGAAATTTTGATCCGGGACATTCCAGATGTGGATGGCCAGCGAATCCTGGGGGCCGATCACATAGTCAGGCCCAACCGGCACATCTTGAAGCGACGTGAACCCGCCCGCATGGGCGTCGAAAAAATCATAGCCGAACTGTTTTAAGCGGCTCTTCACCCCCTGCAACACCGAAAATTGTGCAAAGGCTTCTTCCACAGAAAAGTCCTGATGCCGTAGCAACTCGGCAGTAAAGGGCTTTTGCTCCACCTGCTGTTTCGCTTGGCTAAGCTGATTCTGGGCTTGCCCCTGCATGCCACCCACAGCCCCCTGCACTGCCGATTGCAGCCCCTGTAGCTGGGAGACGCCCTTTTTTTCCCGCTCGACCTGACTCTGTAACTCCAAACCACGTTTTTCTTTTTCGGCCTGCAGCCGTTCTAGTTGCCGATCACGCTCTTCCTCTTCCTGTCGCATGCGTTGTTCAACCGAGGTCGGAAGGAGACTATTCGCCGCCATGGGCCAGTAATCGTTCAGGTTTGGCACCGTGTTTTCTGGCGACAAGTCGGGAGCCGTCGGGATCGGGCACGGGGCATGTTGAGGGACAATGGGCTGGGTCGCCGTGGGATTCGTGAGAATGGCTTGACCCGGAGGGGTCGTCGATAATCCATAATTTCCAAACGGAAGGAAGGGGGACATTTGGCTGCTGATTGACGGGCTAACAGACGTACCGGAGGGAGCGGACGGAATCACGGGATTCGTGAGCGTCTGCGCGAGCAATGACGGTGGCAGGATCATACCCCCAACCAGCAACCAGATCACCGCCCTCATCCACCGGCCTGTGAGTTGCCCGCTACGAACACGGGGCACACGCCATTGCATTGAAAGAGGCATACCGTTCTCAGAATCCCGCCTGTGGATAACGACTGTAGGTTCTAATCCAAATTCATCGGCTCAGTCAATCGAGCTCGGAATCAGACCAGTCAGAATTGCACCGCCACGGCTGTCCAGAGGAGATGATTTTTCGCCGTCACACCGGCGGCAAAGGTTTCAGCAAAGGGTGTGAGGGCCGACACCTGACCGGGGTTAGTCAGGCGCTGATAGGTGTACCCCCCCATGACCTGAACGTCTTTGGAACACCACCAGGTCAGATCGACGGCAACTTCACGCTTTTTCTCATGAACCGGCTGTCCCCGCTCCCGCTCCTGCAGATTGAAGTTTGCGCCCAATTGCAGGGTATCGGTCAGATACCGGGTGCTGCGCACAAAAAAGTCGGTCCCGTCGGTACCCATGTGATGTCCCAACGGAAATCCCCGGTAGCGCATGCCGCTGGTATAGGTCCCGTTGTTGTACCAGACCTGGCCCAATTCCGGATGGCGGCGCCGGCCGTAATCCGTATCGGCATATTCGATGCGCAGGTCCATGGTGTCGCCCTGAAAGACCTGCGGAATATAGAGACCGCCCAAAAACGCCGCCCGGCTCGGAATCGGTAGCTGCGACCACTTGTCTTCCGTGCCGATCTCTCCATACAGTTGAAGCCCCGCAGGGAAGGGAATCACGTAGGGCACCGAGGGAAGCCTGAGCCGGAAATCGGCCATGCCCTGCTCGTTGACGTCCTTGTCGGCTCCCTGATTGGCCGGATGGATATAGGTATCCACCACCGTCTCCGGGAAGGATTGATCCCGTCCGCGACCGCCGAACTGGGTCAAGCGCGTCAAGCCGAATTCCAACCAAGTGGTGGGCTGATAACTGATGCGCAATCCGAACACTCGGGCGCGTGAAAAATCTCGGTTACGCTCCAACTGCGCGAGAAACGCATTGACCTTCCAGTCCCCCAGCCCACTGAGCGGTCCCGGCAATTGAAACGGCCGTTCCGTGCCCAACTTGATCATGTCCATTGGAAACGCATGGTCGGTCAGCAACAATGACCCATGATAGCCCTGCCCCCACCATTGCGTTCCTCGTCCGACCTCCAGCGCAATGTTCGCGTAACTTAACTTGAGGCTGAATTCGCGCAGATAGAAGTTGTCGGCATTGTTCGTGGCCCCAATGCCCAGCAGGTGGCGATTGCTGATAAATTTCGGCTGGATCATCAGGGCTGCCCATTCGTTGAGCTCCGCCCAAGCGCGCACATCGGTTTGATTCTGCACACCATTGACAGAATATTCCCCGCCCCGGTTTTCACGGAACCGTACGGTTTGTCCACCGCCGATGGACGACGCATCAACCTCCGATGTGACACGGGCGCCGACGCGCAGCGGCCCGGTTTTATCATCAGGACGCGCCCGAATGGTGCCGAGGCGAATGAGTTCCGGACGGAACTCCGCGAGCAATCGTTCCAACAGCGGCTCGGCAATGGCCTCGCGACCGTCGATGTCGATCTCATCGGCACGAACCCGTTCGATGGCCCGCGCGACATACTGCGCCGCCTGCAGACGGCTGAATGGCTTAGCCCCAATCAATGCACGATCAATCACGCCCAGAGCACTCAGGCGTTCGATCGCGTCATACGACCAATGATGGAGCGGCACGTTCGATGTCGCGTGACCAATCCCCTCGTACGCGAGCACGAAGAGGAACATGACCGGCACAACGCGAACCAAGAGCCGACGGACCAACCCGATTCCTCCCACAGGACAAAGGCGTGATTGTGGGAACGCGGAGGGGAACAAGTCAATCGCAGACAGGCACTAACATGTCACTATGGAAGCCGACTGATCGTGCGAAGGAGAATGAGGAGATCACCAAGAAAAGAGGCATTTTGCACATATTCCCTGGCTACTCGAATCTTATCGGGCAGTATGTGTTGGATGTAATACTCTTCCGGACGTGTTGCCTCCGCGAGGATTGCCTCTTCGTTTCGATATTTGAGTGAGGCAGGGTCCGTGATTCCCGGACGGACCTTCAATAACTCCTCATAGTCTTGGCGGAATTGCTCAACATAGCGGCGCACTTCAGGCCGTGGCCCGACCAGACTCATTTCCCCACGCAAAACGTTCAGCAATTGCGGCAGCTCATCGAGTTTTGTCCGTCTCAGCCATCGCCCCACGACGGTCACCCGCGCGTCTCCGCTCACGGTGATTTCGCTGCCATCCAGCCCCACACCAGGGCGCATGGTGCGAAACTTGTACATTCGAAATGGGCGAAAGCTTCGGCCAATCCGCTCGTGGACAAACATCACCGGCCCTGCCGATTCCAGCTTAATCAATAGTGCGGTAAGTGCGAACAGCGGCAACAGAAGGACGATTCCCGCTAGAGCAAGTGTCACATCCACACAACGCTTGATCACCGACGATACTCGGCGACAATCGTGCGGACTGACTCGATCACATGCTCTATATCGGTTTCGGTCATGCGCGGATAGATGGGGAGGGACATGATTCGCTCGAAAACGCTGCTGGCAATGGGGAAGTCATCGGGTGTGAAACCATATCTGGTGCGGTAGTAGGGATGAAGATGTAACGGGATAAAATGTACCGACGCCCCAACTCCATACTTTTTCAGCGCCTGAATAAAATCATTACGGGTGATTCGGAGTCGATTCAGCTCCAATTGTATGACATACAAATGCCATGAATGCTCTGCCTCCGCCCCTGCGCTCGGAAGGCGGAGTTCTGGCAGATCGGCAAATCCACACTCATACGCGGCCGCGATCCTGCGCCTTGCTTCGAGCAATCGCTGACACTTACGTAGCTGTTCGATTCCGATCGCAGCCGCAATATCGGTCAAATTGTACTTGTACCCCGGTGCTCCGATTTCGTAGTACCACGACCCCGAATCGGAATATCGTTTCCACGCGTCTTTGGTAATGCCATGCAACGTCATCCGGCGCATCCGCTCAGCCCAGGCCTGATTATTGGTGGTTGCCATCCCCCCCTCACCGGTCGTCAGCGTTTTTGTCGCGTAAAATGAGAAGCAGGTGATGTCTCCCACAGATCCGATCGGCTGGCCGCGATACGATGATGGAAATGCGTGTGCCGCATCTTCCACGACTGCCAATCCGTGACTGCTCGCAGCCGCGAGAATGCCTTGCATATCGCAGGGCAGCCCCGCGATATGCACTGGGATCACGGCCTTCGTTCGCCGGGTGATTTTTCCAGAAAGAGCCGCGACGTCAAGGTTCAAGGTGAATGGGTCGCAATCAAGCAGAACAGGCGTGGCCTTAAAGTACGCGACGACCTCCGCCGTGGCGGCAAAGGTCATGGTCGGAATGAGAACCTCATCGCCCTCCTCAATCCCCAGGGCTTCTAACGCCACATGCAACGCCGCAGTGCATGAATTCGTTGCCACAGCATGCTCGGCCCCGACCTGCGCCGCAAAACTCTCTTCAAACTGCTGTACCTTTGGCCCTGTCGTCAACCAACCCGACTCAAGCACCTTCATCACAGCGGACATTTCTTCTGCTCCGATGTCAGGAACATGAAATGGAACTTGATGGTCACTCATGATGTAGTGGCTTTCGAATAGTGCCGAGATAATGGGTACATAGGAACGGGATCACACTGAGAAGTTGACAGGCCCACCAGGAGATCGGGGCAACAAACCGAGCGATCGGAGGGGCGAGCGTGAGGCGATGCAGTTCGACGGTACATCCTTCGAACAGCTCTTGAATTTCACGCCGAGAAACGCCGCGTACATCGACATTCCACGGATTATTGACAAAAAAGTCGTACCACAGAATTAAGCCGGTGGGCTTCAGGACTCTCAGCATTTCCTGAGCAAGTCGCTTCCGAACCTCCTCGCTCAGGATGGACGTAAACACAGTGGATTGAATGATAAGGTCGAAACTTTCATCGGGAATCTGGAGCACAGTGGCATTTCGGCACTGAACAGTCACCCCTACAGGACTCAGACATCGAGCGTTCGCGACTCGCGACGCTAGCAAATCCACTCCGGTGATCGAGCCGGGGTTGGCGCCCCATCGGATGAGGTCTCGAATCCAAAATCCGTCGCCGCATCCGACATCAAGAATTTGAACCCCGCTAAGTGACGACCAGCCTGCCTGCGCGAGGATCGATAGCGTCCGACGTTCTCGTTCCTGCAGCATGAACAAATTGCCCTGATTGAAGAGGGAGAACTGTCCAAGGCAAGAACCACGCTCACGGCGTGCATAGGCCTCACGAATTCGAGTTTCTTCTAGGTCCGATCTCACCGGACCGGTCGCGGAGGATTTATCTGAAAATTCCACGCTCATCATCTGGACAGCGGAATGGAATTCGCGTCGGTATCAGGCACCTTGCGACGAATCCAGAAATCGAATATCCCGCGAACATACCCCAGGCCGTAACTGACATGAAGAATCGGAAAAACCAGCAACATCCATCCGGCACAGCGAAGGCCACTCGACAATCCTACCGCAAACGCGAAGACAAAATCTGCCAGCGCATAGCAGCCCACCAACAGCGCCAGAATGAATCGGGAAGGTTGGAATACCGTCGATGCAGTGGAAAGACTAATGAGCAATGCTAAACATAGAAGGGGTACCAGTTGCCGCAGGGTGCAGACTCTGCCCACTTTCCACGCAACCAGTGGTTTAAAGTATCCATACTGGTAATACATTCTCCAGAGTTGCTGCAGGGATGAACGGGCATAGTAGTAGGAGACCACGTCAGGGACCAACAGGACTCGACCCCC
Proteins encoded:
- the hpnH gene encoding adenosyl-hopene transferase HpnH, whose amino-acid sequence is MAVPVSQMYTVTKYVLTQKLRGVKRYPLVLMLEPLFRCNLACAGCGKIQYPDHVLDKRLTPAQCWAAADECDAPIISIPGGEPLIHPEMPEIVRGLVERKKYVYLCTNAILMERKLDEYPASKFLTFSVHMDGLRDEHDLAVCRDGVYDVAVKAIKAALKRGHRVTTNTTLFDDANPERVRKFFDEMMGLGVEGMMISPGYSYQKAPDQQHFLKRSRTTELFSKILSNRKRDWQFNQSPLFLEFLMGRRQYQCTPWGNPTYNVFGWQRPCYLLQEGYASSFRELMEKTDWDAYGTGRNEKCADCMVHCGYEASAVEDTFGSLSGFTKTVKITLLPNAR
- a CDS encoding SLBB domain-containing protein → MIWLLVGGMILPPSLLAQTLTNPVIPSAPSGTSVSPSISSQMSPFLPFGNYGLSTTPPGQAILTNPTATQPIVPQHAPCPIPTAPDLSPENTVPNLNDYWPMAANSLLPTSVEQRMRQEEEERDRQLERLQAEKEKRGLELQSQVEREKKGVSQLQGLQSAVQGAVGGMQGQAQNQLSQAKQQVEQKPFTAELLRHQDFSVEEAFAQFSVLQGVKSRLKQFGYDFFDAHAGGFTSLQDVPVGPDYVIGPQDSLAIHIWNVPDQNFNRSYIAPVERDGMVIIPQVGAIPVGGQTFSQAERTIHARLSMLLKRFELHVSMARIRTMKVYVVGEVARPGAYELSALATASNAIYAACGPSRSGSLRQVRIMRDGKTIGQLDLYEFLLQGDRRQDNRLQAGDVVLVPPLGPVVAISGSVKRPAIYELKPGTRLTELLTLAGGLTPLSDRQRCHLFRQDPALQERNMIDVDLVRAFASQGQEKSRVGVEGGDPILLDGDYIRIATLPTQVVNVVSLVGAVKSPGPYEFRSGMRVKDILTPEQLTVDAYADRAEIVRTDPATYLTKVIPFSPKAVFDGRDSDNVALSRLDQVVISSQMRAPALVLVEGEVRRAGYFTIEIGERLSSVLKRSGGFTPNAFPSGIVLVRESVKVKQQAELDRFIAAERQRLTAQSAGIAAGTAGLNVMAGASGAMAEQQVLALRLQQLEATASRIELGRVIVSLDSIERLEGTEDDIILESRDRISIPTPPQTVGIIGSVKNPTSVVYRPGLDLNDYLRQAGGVTEDANKREMYVMRANGTTDSSYLSAKEMRPGDTIVVPQKIEARPPQLALWQTVASIIGSLALTAAGIAVVGR
- a CDS encoding sugar transferase; translated protein: MIKRCVDVTLALAGIVLLLPLFALTALLIKLESAGPVMFVHERIGRSFRPFRMYKFRTMRPGVGLDGSEITVSGDARVTVVGRWLRRTKLDELPQLLNVLRGEMSLVGPRPEVRRYVEQFRQDYEELLKVRPGITDPASLKYRNEEAILAEATRPEEYYIQHILPDKIRVAREYVQNASFLGDLLILLRTISRLP
- a CDS encoding DegT/DnrJ/EryC1/StrS family aminotransferase, translating into MSDHQVPFHVPDIGAEEMSAVMKVLESGWLTTGPKVQQFEESFAAQVGAEHAVATNSCTAALHVALEALGIEEGDEVLIPTMTFAATAEVVAYFKATPVLLDCDPFTLNLDVAALSGKITRRTKAVIPVHIAGLPCDMQGILAAASSHGLAVVEDAAHAFPSSYRGQPIGSVGDITCFSFYATKTLTTGEGGMATTNNQAWAERMRRMTLHGITKDAWKRYSDSGSWYYEIGAPGYKYNLTDIAAAIGIEQLRKCQRLLEARRRIAAAYECGFADLPELRLPSAGAEAEHSWHLYVIQLELNRLRITRNDFIQALKKYGVGASVHFIPLHLHPYYRTRYGFTPDDFPIASSVFERIMSLPIYPRMTETDIEHVIESVRTIVAEYRR
- a CDS encoding class I SAM-dependent methyltransferase; its protein translation is MLQERERRTLSILAQAGWSSLSGVQILDVGCGDGFWIRDLIRWGANPGSITGVDLLASRVANARCLSPVGVTVQCRNATVLQIPDESFDLIIQSTVFTSILSEEVRKRLAQEMLRVLKPTGLILWYDFFVNNPWNVDVRGVSRREIQELFEGCTVELHRLTLAPPIARFVAPISWWACQLLSVIPFLCTHYLGTIRKPLHHE